Proteins encoded by one window of Blautia argi:
- a CDS encoding YidC/Oxa1 family membrane protein insertase translates to MSLGEILNSLLLMPLQLMFEVIYMIANRVIDNPGMSIIVLSLVMNFLVLPLYKRADAMQEEERDMEMKLRDGVSHIKKTFKGDERMMMLQTYYRQNNYKPTYVLRGAVSLFLEIPFFIAAYRFLSELQLLNGVSFGPVSDLSKPDELLVLGEITINILPILMTAINLISCVIFTKGSSIKQKVQLYGMALFFLVFLYTSPSGLVFYWTLNNVFSLVKTIFYKIKNPAKILSVIVSISGLFLFVYGVFFYPVPTAKRLLFFVFCGVLLQLPIIYTCFKNKIQSKFYTDLGQANRKVFLAGGIFLSVLTGVLIPSAVMNASPQEFIDINYYYHPFWFIVSAFCLAIGIFVIWAGVFYWLAKPSVKVLFDRGIWILSGITVVNYMFFGKNLGILNSELKYEQGLDFSLRDQAWNALLMLGVIVLLWFVAQHWKKQVLNLLVIVTIAVSGMGVYNMVNINKEIGKVKEQIALNSKMPEFHLSQKGKNVVVIMLDRAMGAYIPYLFQEKPELKEAFSGFTYYPNAISFGGFTNVGTPALFGGYEYTPMEMNKRSDETLMTKQNEALKVMPVLFDENDFEVTVCDPTYANYQWIPDLSIYDEYPDIDAYITKGKFSDQTAKERKIQNNKRRFFCYSIVKSVPLCFQELLYDQGNYNQSNSGSETNGIYSGQTLTGTAIADGLYDSFMDSYHVLDNLSEMTKIDQAEKDTFMFMTNDTTHDPMLLQTPDYVPAEHVDNTEYDMENKDRFTVNGVTLKMENDMQITHYHANMAALLKLGEWFDSLRENGVYDNTRIILVSDHGQPLAHADEFMLEDGNDRSFFNPLLMVKDFNSKEFTTSEVFMTNADVPTLAMKELIENPTNPFTGKKMDSTEKTAHEQYILLSYDWDTNVNNGKTFLPGRWYSVKEDMRDNKNWKLIKEEGVLKSE, encoded by the coding sequence ATGTCATTAGGAGAAATTTTAAACAGTTTGTTATTGATGCCGCTTCAGTTGATGTTTGAAGTGATTTATATGATTGCAAACAGGGTGATTGATAATCCGGGAATGTCCATTATTGTTTTAAGCCTGGTTATGAACTTTCTTGTGCTTCCTCTGTATAAGCGGGCAGATGCCATGCAGGAAGAAGAACGTGATATGGAAATGAAGCTTCGCGATGGTGTGTCGCATATCAAAAAAACGTTCAAAGGAGATGAACGTATGATGATGCTTCAAACCTACTATCGGCAAAATAATTATAAGCCTACCTATGTGCTGCGAGGGGCTGTTTCCTTATTTTTAGAAATTCCGTTTTTTATTGCAGCGTATCGTTTTCTTTCTGAACTACAATTATTAAATGGTGTGTCTTTTGGTCCTGTTTCTGATTTATCCAAGCCAGATGAATTATTGGTATTAGGTGAAATTACGATTAATATTTTGCCTATTCTTATGACAGCGATTAATTTGATATCCTGTGTGATTTTCACAAAGGGAAGTTCTATAAAGCAGAAAGTACAGTTATATGGAATGGCTTTATTTTTCCTTGTGTTTTTATATACATCTCCGTCAGGGCTGGTATTTTACTGGACATTGAATAATGTGTTTTCTTTAGTAAAGACGATTTTTTATAAAATAAAAAATCCTGCTAAAATTTTGAGTGTTATAGTTTCCATATCGGGTCTTTTTCTTTTTGTATATGGTGTCTTCTTCTATCCCGTACCGACAGCGAAGAGATTGCTATTTTTTGTTTTTTGCGGTGTATTGCTGCAGCTTCCGATTATTTATACATGCTTTAAAAATAAAATTCAAAGTAAGTTTTATACAGACCTGGGACAGGCAAATCGAAAGGTTTTTTTGGCAGGCGGAATATTTTTGTCTGTTTTGACAGGTGTTTTGATTCCGTCAGCAGTTATGAATGCTTCTCCACAGGAATTTATAGATATTAATTATTACTACCATCCGTTTTGGTTTATAGTAAGCGCTTTTTGCCTGGCTATAGGAATTTTTGTTATTTGGGCAGGGGTATTTTATTGGTTGGCAAAACCATCGGTAAAAGTGTTATTTGACCGGGGAATCTGGATCCTTTCAGGGATCACAGTGGTTAATTACATGTTTTTCGGAAAAAATCTGGGAATTCTGAATTCAGAATTGAAGTATGAGCAGGGACTTGATTTTAGTCTGCGCGATCAGGCATGGAATGCATTGCTTATGCTGGGAGTGATTGTATTACTTTGGTTTGTTGCACAGCATTGGAAGAAACAGGTTCTCAATCTGCTGGTAATTGTAACGATTGCCGTCAGCGGAATGGGTGTCTATAATATGGTCAACATAAATAAGGAAATTGGTAAAGTAAAAGAGCAGATTGCATTAAACAGCAAAATGCCGGAATTTCATTTGAGCCAAAAAGGCAAAAATGTTGTTGTTATTATGCTTGACAGAGCAATGGGGGCATATATACCATATCTTTTTCAGGAAAAGCCGGAGTTAAAAGAAGCATTTTCAGGATTTACTTATTATCCAAATGCAATTTCTTTTGGGGGATTTACAAATGTGGGAACCCCCGCATTATTTGGCGGATATGAATACACCCCAATGGAAATGAATAAAAGAAGCGATGAAACGCTGATGACAAAACAGAATGAAGCTTTGAAGGTAATGCCTGTTCTGTTTGATGAGAATGATTTTGAGGTTACAGTATGCGATCCGACTTATGCAAATTATCAGTGGATTCCAGACCTGAGTATTTATGATGAATATCCGGATATAGATGCATATATTACAAAAGGAAAGTTTTCTGACCAAACAGCTAAGGAAAGAAAGATACAGAATAATAAAAGACGATTTTTCTGTTACAGCATTGTAAAATCCGTGCCACTCTGTTTCCAGGAACTTTTATATGACCAGGGAAATTATAACCAGAGCAATAGTGGTTCAGAAACAAATGGAATTTATTCAGGACAGACTCTGACAGGAACAGCAATTGCAGACGGATTATATGATAGCTTTATGGATTCGTATCATGTGCTGGATAATCTGTCAGAGATGACAAAAATAGACCAAGCAGAAAAAGATACGTTTATGTTTATGACAAATGATACAACACATGATCCGATGTTGCTTCAGACACCAGACTATGTCCCGGCAGAGCATGTGGACAATACAGAGTATGATATGGAAAACAAGGATCGTTTTACCGTGAATGGAGTAACCTTAAAAATGGAAAATGATATGCAGATAACACATTATCATGCGAATATGGCCGCTTTGCTTAAGTTAGGGGAATGGTTTGATTCTTTACGGGAAAACGGAGTATATGATAATACAAGGATTATTTTAGTTTCAGACCATGGTCAGCCTTTAGCTCATGCAGATGAATTTATGCTGGAAGATGGAAATGACAGGAGCTTCTTTAATCCTCTGCTTATGGTAAAAGACTTTAACAGCAAAGAATTTACAACTTCTGAGGTATTTATGACCAATGCGGATGTTCCGACATTGGCGATGAAGGAGTTAATTGAAAATCCGACAAATCCGTTTACAGGAAAGAAAATGGATTCAACTGAAAAAACAGCTCATGAACAGTATATTTTGTTATCGTATGATTGGGATACGAATGTAAATAATGGAAAAACATTTCTTCCGGGAAGGTGGTACTCTGTGAAGGAGGATATGAGGGATAATAAAAACTGGAAATTGATTAAAGAGGAAGGGGTGTTAAAAAGCGAATAA
- a CDS encoding PLAT/LH2 domain-containing protein, with the protein MGKTVEYELVIKTANKMWSGTDNDVYIIVYGEVDGEEVHTDEINLSQRVNGNSFERNAEHRLAFQWEDIGRPTKIKLRLSNTFLDDWYFDKCTIQRKGPETPEEDPEVNKKVTFKKDTILEFHRKDSRLIEGDLKPLKEIILQEKLIQAYGGRDLMTLSPNGEYEISMAFMKEKSKVIESSTVTENGMTHNLNIGIEGGYAAGDKGGGEGKASLSYGFSYSTLYSIAKTRADSMTEGMSKETTIKIVNSGDTVTEYTKDGGAVKVTVEESKVQTFAIVYEETVVEVERKRQGASSDIKRSDRLKIGRRVRGVLPLTQNTDGKLVYKNSLGKVFSLDKLWEALN; encoded by the coding sequence ATGGGGAAAACCGTAGAATATGAGTTGGTCATCAAAACAGCAAATAAAATGTGGTCAGGAACAGATAATGACGTATATATCATAGTGTATGGAGAAGTAGACGGAGAAGAAGTCCATACAGATGAGATAAATCTTTCACAACGGGTAAATGGAAATTCATTTGAAAGAAATGCTGAGCACAGATTAGCGTTTCAGTGGGAAGATATTGGGAGACCAACGAAAATAAAACTTCGTTTAAGCAATACGTTTTTAGATGACTGGTATTTTGATAAGTGCACGATTCAGAGAAAAGGTCCGGAAACCCCGGAAGAGGATCCGGAAGTGAATAAGAAGGTGACTTTTAAAAAGGATACAATCCTGGAATTTCATCGAAAAGACAGCAGGCTGATTGAGGGGGATTTGAAACCGTTAAAAGAGATTATTCTGCAGGAAAAGTTGATTCAGGCGTATGGAGGCAGGGATTTAATGACGCTTTCGCCTAACGGAGAGTATGAAATCAGTATGGCTTTTATGAAAGAAAAGTCAAAAGTAATTGAATCCAGTACAGTGACGGAGAACGGAATGACACATAACCTGAACATAGGAATAGAAGGCGGATATGCAGCAGGCGATAAAGGCGGCGGAGAAGGAAAAGCTTCTTTGAGTTATGGTTTTTCTTACAGCACATTATATTCCATTGCAAAAACAAGGGCGGATTCTATGACTGAGGGAATGTCAAAGGAAACTACGATTAAAATTGTAAATTCAGGAGATACAGTAACAGAATACACAAAAGATGGCGGCGCTGTAAAAGTGACAGTAGAAGAAAGCAAAGTTCAGACATTTGCCATTGTATATGAGGAAACCGTTGTAGAGGTAGAGAGAAAAAGGCAAGGCGCTTCCTCTGATATCAAGCGCAGTGACAGATTAAAAATCGGGCGCAGAGTGCGGGGCGTTTTACCGCTTACACAGAACACAGATGGAAAACTGGTTTATAAAAATTCTCTTGGCAAAGTTTTTTCATTAGATAAGCTTTGGGAGGCTTTGAATTAA
- a CDS encoding LysR family transcriptional regulator has product MDISFELYKVFYYVATTLSFSEASRQLYISQSAVSQSIKALEQKLGHALFLRNKKKVTLTPEGESLLRHVEPAVNLLFEGENQILNSPSLEAPLRIGASDTICRYFLIPYFKRFHREFPNVHIKVTNSTSGGCVSLLHNNRVDFIVANAPNPYLTSKDTCCVIREFQDIFVAGKRFFHLEEQPLSLAQLTQYPILMLDKTSTTSGFLQQVFAKHGLSFTPEAELSSNDLLLDLAKIGLGITAVPDYVLEHRKKEFYQLQIKENIPKRKLILAYNPQLLTAPAAQKFLRYLVPETEKETDKIEPKK; this is encoded by the coding sequence ATGGATATCAGTTTTGAACTTTACAAGGTTTTTTATTATGTCGCTACCACTCTCAGCTTTTCAGAGGCGTCCCGTCAGCTTTACATCTCCCAGTCCGCGGTCAGCCAGTCCATCAAAGCCCTGGAGCAAAAGCTGGGACATGCCCTGTTTCTCAGAAATAAAAAAAAGGTCACTCTGACCCCTGAGGGCGAGTCCCTTCTTCGTCACGTGGAGCCTGCAGTAAACCTTTTATTTGAGGGGGAAAATCAGATTTTAAACTCCCCTTCTCTGGAAGCGCCTCTGCGTATCGGCGCCAGCGACACCATTTGTCGCTATTTTCTGATTCCTTATTTTAAACGGTTTCACAGGGAATTTCCAAATGTGCATATCAAGGTAACGAATTCCACTTCCGGGGGGTGCGTTTCCCTTCTTCACAACAACCGGGTGGATTTTATTGTTGCCAATGCCCCAAACCCTTATCTGACCTCCAAGGATACCTGCTGCGTGATCCGGGAATTTCAGGATATCTTTGTAGCCGGCAAACGCTTCTTTCATCTGGAGGAGCAGCCCCTTTCCCTGGCACAGCTTACCCAATATCCCATTTTGATGTTGGATAAGACCAGTACCACAAGCGGCTTTCTGCAGCAGGTATTTGCCAAACACGGGCTTTCCTTTACCCCGGAAGCAGAGCTTTCCAGCAATGATCTTTTGCTGGATCTGGCAAAAATCGGACTGGGTATCACTGCTGTACCGGATTATGTACTGGAACACCGCAAAAAGGAATTCTATCAGCTTCAGATTAAGGAAAACATTCCCAAGCGAAAGCTGATTCTGGCGTATAATCCACAGCTTCTGACCGCTCCGGCAGCCCAGAAATTTCTGCGGTATCTGGTGCCGGAAACAGAGAAAGAAACAGATAAAATTGAGCCTAAAAAATAA
- a CDS encoding phosphoribosylformylglycinamidine synthase, translated as MSSVKRVYVEKKTDFAVQAKELQHEIESYLGIKDVTGVRVLIRYDVENISDEVFEKACTCVFSEPPVDHLFKETFEKNEGDRVFSVEYLPGQFDQRADSAVQCVQFLKEDEQPIIRSATTYVIEGNISDEELEAIKNHCINPVDSREAETEKPETLVTNFEEPEDVKIFTGFADMAEADLKELYDSLNLAMTFKDFLHIQNYYKNEEKRDPSMTEIRVLDTYWSDHCRHTTFSTELKNVTFGEGDYKAPIEETYKKYLADRQVIYKDRDDKFVCLMDLALMAMKKLKAEGKLQDQEESDEINACSIVVPVDVDGKEEEWLINFKNETHNHPTEIEPFGGAATCLGGAIRDPLSGRTYVYQAMRVTGAADPTVSVQETMKGKLPQKKLVRGAAHGYSSYGNQIGLATGYVKEIYHPDYVAKRMEIGAVLGAAPRRAVIRENSDPGDIIILLGGRTGRDGCGGATGSSKVHTEESIETCGAEVQKGNAPTERKIQRLFRREEVSCIIKKCNDFGAGGVSVAIGELAAGLKIDLDKVPKKYAGLDGTEIAISESQERMAVVIDPKDVETFLDYAKEENLEAIPVAEVTESPRLLMNWRGKTIVDLSRAFLDTNGAHQETDVYVEIPGKEGNVLEHTEEVSDVKEKWLNTLSDLNECSQKGLVEMFDGSIGAGSVFMPYGGKYQLTETQAMVAKVPVLNGKTETVTMMSYGFDPYLSSWSPYHGAVYAVTESVARIVAAGGDYSKIRFTFQEYFRRMTEDAHRWSQPFAALLGAYAAQLGFGLPSIGGKDSMSGTFNEIDVPPTLVSFAVDVAKQKDVITPELKKAGSKLVWLRMPKAAYDLPDFEALKEQYTKLHEDIQAGRVLSAYALDRQGIAAAVSKMAFGNQMGVKIEHNVDERDLFGAGFGDIICEVAEDKVGELAMTYTLIGEVTENAGIEYKDMSISMAEALETWKAPLEKVFKTRSGSETDDATVSMDKGVYDTKDIHICSHKIAQPTVFIPVFPGTNCEYDSTKAFERAGAKVITKVFKNLDAADIRDSVETFEKAIDQAQMIMFPGGFSAGDEPDGSAKFFATAFQNAKIKEAVMRLLNERDGLALGICNGFQALIKLGLVPYGEIVGQTEQSPTLTFNTIGRHISKMVYTKVVTNKSPWLQKAELGKVYTNPASHGEGRFVANEKWLKKLFENGQVATQYCDVNGNITMDEEWNVNGSYCAIEGITSPDGRVLGKMAHSERRGDGVAMNIYGEQDIKIFESGVEYFK; from the coding sequence ATGAGCAGCGTAAAGCGTGTCTATGTTGAGAAAAAAACAGATTTTGCCGTACAGGCAAAAGAATTGCAGCATGAAATTGAGAGCTATCTTGGAATTAAGGACGTAACAGGAGTCAGAGTACTGATTCGTTACGATGTTGAGAATATTTCCGACGAGGTATTTGAAAAAGCATGTACCTGTGTTTTTTCCGAACCGCCGGTTGACCATTTATTTAAAGAAACTTTTGAAAAAAACGAAGGGGACAGAGTTTTTTCTGTGGAATACCTGCCGGGACAGTTTGACCAGAGAGCAGATTCCGCAGTACAGTGTGTGCAGTTTTTAAAAGAGGACGAGCAGCCGATTATCCGTTCCGCGACTACTTATGTTATTGAAGGAAATATTTCTGACGAAGAACTGGAAGCCATTAAGAACCATTGCATCAATCCAGTGGATTCCAGAGAAGCAGAAACCGAAAAACCGGAAACTCTGGTGACAAATTTTGAGGAACCGGAAGATGTAAAAATCTTTACAGGTTTTGCAGACATGGCAGAAGCAGACTTAAAGGAATTATACGATTCCCTGAATCTGGCTATGACCTTCAAGGATTTCCTGCACATTCAGAATTATTATAAAAACGAAGAAAAGCGCGACCCGTCCATGACGGAAATCCGTGTGTTGGATACTTACTGGTCTGACCATTGTCGCCACACTACATTCTCCACAGAATTGAAGAATGTAACCTTTGGCGAAGGGGATTACAAGGCGCCAATCGAAGAAACTTATAAAAAATATCTGGCTGACCGTCAGGTGATTTACAAAGACAGAGATGATAAATTTGTCTGCCTTATGGATCTGGCTTTAATGGCAATGAAGAAATTAAAGGCAGAGGGCAAGCTTCAAGACCAGGAGGAATCTGATGAAATCAATGCCTGCTCCATTGTTGTGCCGGTTGATGTAGACGGAAAAGAAGAGGAGTGGCTCATTAACTTTAAGAATGAAACTCACAACCACCCAACCGAAATCGAGCCTTTCGGTGGTGCGGCTACCTGCCTTGGCGGCGCAATCCGTGACCCGCTCTCCGGACGTACTTATGTATATCAGGCTATGCGTGTGACAGGTGCAGCTGACCCCACTGTTTCTGTACAGGAAACCATGAAGGGCAAGCTTCCTCAGAAAAAACTGGTGCGGGGCGCTGCTCACGGATATTCTTCCTATGGAAACCAGATTGGTCTGGCTACCGGTTATGTAAAAGAGATTTACCACCCGGATTATGTGGCAAAACGTATGGAAATCGGCGCAGTTTTAGGCGCGGCTCCAAGAAGAGCCGTTATCCGCGAAAATTCTGACCCGGGTGATATCATTATTTTACTGGGCGGACGTACCGGACGCGACGGCTGCGGCGGTGCAACCGGTTCTTCCAAGGTACACACAGAGGAATCCATTGAAACCTGTGGTGCAGAGGTACAGAAGGGAAATGCGCCTACAGAGAGAAAGATTCAGAGATTATTCAGAAGAGAAGAAGTAAGCTGCATTATTAAGAAATGTAATGACTTCGGTGCAGGCGGTGTTTCTGTTGCTATCGGAGAACTGGCAGCTGGTCTGAAGATTGATTTGGATAAAGTGCCGAAAAAATATGCTGGTCTGGACGGAACGGAAATTGCGATTTCTGAATCCCAGGAGCGTATGGCAGTTGTGATTGACCCGAAAGATGTGGAAACTTTCTTAGATTATGCGAAAGAAGAAAACCTGGAAGCCATTCCGGTGGCAGAGGTAACCGAAAGCCCAAGACTGCTGATGAACTGGAGAGGAAAAACCATTGTAGACCTGTCCAGAGCTTTCCTGGATACCAATGGTGCACATCAGGAAACAGACGTATATGTGGAAATTCCGGGCAAAGAAGGCAATGTTCTGGAGCATACAGAAGAAGTTTCTGATGTAAAAGAAAAATGGTTAAATACCCTTTCTGACTTGAATGAATGTTCTCAGAAGGGCTTAGTGGAAATGTTTGACGGTTCTATTGGAGCAGGCAGCGTATTTATGCCTTACGGCGGTAAATATCAGCTCACAGAAACACAGGCCATGGTGGCAAAAGTTCCGGTATTAAACGGAAAGACAGAAACTGTTACCATGATGAGTTATGGCTTTGACCCATATCTGTCCAGCTGGAGCCCATATCATGGCGCCGTTTATGCAGTGACAGAATCTGTGGCAAGAATCGTGGCAGCAGGTGGTGATTACAGCAAAATCCGCTTTACTTTCCAGGAGTATTTCCGCAGAATGACCGAAGACGCACACCGTTGGAGTCAGCCGTTTGCAGCTCTCTTAGGCGCATATGCGGCACAGCTTGGATTCGGACTTCCGTCTATCGGCGGCAAGGACTCCATGTCCGGTACTTTTAATGAAATCGACGTACCGCCTACACTGGTTTCTTTTGCAGTAGACGTGGCAAAACAAAAAGACGTGATTACACCGGAACTGAAAAAAGCAGGCAGCAAGCTGGTATGGCTGCGTATGCCAAAGGCAGCTTACGATTTGCCGGATTTTGAAGCATTAAAAGAACAGTATACAAAACTTCATGAAGATATTCAGGCAGGACGCGTGCTTTCTGCTTATGCTTTAGACCGTCAGGGTATTGCGGCTGCTGTTTCCAAAATGGCATTTGGTAACCAGATGGGTGTGAAAATTGAGCATAATGTAGACGAGAGAGATTTGTTTGGCGCAGGCTTTGGCGATATTATTTGCGAAGTGGCAGAAGACAAAGTGGGCGAACTTGCTATGACTTACACTTTGATTGGTGAAGTGACCGAAAACGCAGGCATTGAATATAAAGATATGAGCATCTCTATGGCAGAAGCTCTGGAAACCTGGAAAGCGCCACTTGAGAAAGTATTTAAGACACGCTCCGGTTCTGAAACCGATGATGCAACCGTAAGCATGGATAAAGGTGTGTATGATACAAAAGATATTCATATCTGTTCTCATAAGATTGCCCAGCCAACTGTGTTTATTCCGGTATTCCCGGGTACAAACTGTGAATACGACAGCACAAAGGCATTTGAACGTGCAGGGGCAAAGGTTATCACAAAGGTATTTAAGAATCTGGACGCAGCAGATATCCGAGATTCTGTAGAAACCTTTGAAAAAGCCATTGACCAGGCGCAGATGATTATGTTCCCGGGCGGCTTTTCCGCAGGTGACGAACCAGATGGTTCTGCGAAATTCTTTGCAACAGCTTTCCAGAATGCAAAGATTAAAGAAGCAGTTATGCGTCTGTTAAATGAAAGAGATGGTCTGGCTCTTGGTATCTGCAATGGTTTCCAGGCTCTGATTAAGCTGGGACTGGTTCCATACGGAGAGATTGTGGGACAGACAGAGCAGTCCCCGACACTGACCTTTAATACCATTGGACGTCATATTTCCAAAATGGTTTATACAAAGGTTGTAACCAACAAATCCCCATGGCTGCAGAAGGCAGAGCTTGGTAAGGTTTATACAAACCCGGCTTCCCATGGAGAGGGACGCTTTGTTGCCAACGAGAAATGGCTGAAAAAACTTTTTGAAAACGGACAGGTTGCAACACAGTACTGTGACGTAAACGGTAACATTACTATGGACGAAGAGTGGAATGTAAACGGTTCCTACTGTGCAATCGAAGGTATCACCAGCCCGGACGGACGTGTGCTCGGTAAAATGGCACATTCCGAAAGACGCGGCGACGGCGTTGCCATGAATATCTACGGCGAACAGGATATCAAGATTTTTGAATCCGGTGTGGAATATTTTAAATAA
- a CDS encoding ATP-dependent nuclease, producing the protein MQISFLQIKNFKSIQNLTFSHMENALILVGQNSVGKSSVLAAIAAAAGQYEILPSDFNEQKQNIEISMSLIFSRQDLHLLFQNKKVSPYRRFETWFRDFKSKLPSYENGTLTFTFLANHQGIIRYHDGFHKHNRYIQEVLPSVYYLNTQRDLETIQTHLLSFLEDDLLNQMRMDCCLFERAKACSHCFSCIGLINQKKPEELNAFETEKLLEYKLYHMNLKDFSKRVNAHFRENSHSHGKISYELTCHTGDIFQVQGYIRQPNQEKPSSISTLGKGMRSIYLLSLLEAYMEEGTRLPAVLLMEDPESYLHPELQKISSRILYRLSQKCQVIFSTHSPNLLFQFNSRQIRQMVLDSQGFPSVREHTDISAILDDLGYSASDLMNVDFVFIVEGRQDKSRLPLLLEKYFSEIHMPDRGQSRVSIITTNSCTNIKTYANLKYLNQVYFKDQFLMIRDGDGKDRDMLVRSLCHYYEERNREDLDKLPRVTQKNVLVLKYYSFENYFLNPQVMTQLGILDSPEQFYEILLKKWKEYLHRIRSGRQLVQILGKDLETTEDIKAHMEDIKIYLRGHNLYDIFYGPYKKQEQALLRKYIEIAPRIDFADILDAIEKIPYFENRKTMHA; encoded by the coding sequence ATGCAGATTTCTTTTCTTCAGATTAAAAATTTTAAATCTATTCAGAATCTCACCTTTTCCCACATGGAAAACGCCCTGATTCTGGTAGGGCAGAACAGTGTGGGGAAAAGTTCTGTACTGGCTGCCATTGCCGCTGCAGCCGGACAGTATGAAATTCTCCCCTCTGATTTTAATGAGCAAAAGCAAAACATTGAAATTTCCATGTCCCTGATCTTTTCCAGACAGGACTTACATCTGTTGTTCCAAAACAAAAAAGTCAGCCCATACCGACGTTTTGAAACCTGGTTCCGGGATTTTAAAAGCAAACTGCCCTCTTATGAAAACGGAACTCTGACCTTTACCTTTCTGGCAAACCATCAGGGCATCATACGATATCACGACGGTTTTCACAAGCATAACCGGTATATTCAGGAAGTGCTGCCCTCGGTTTATTATCTCAATACCCAGAGGGATTTGGAAACCATTCAAACACACCTGCTGTCCTTTCTGGAAGACGATTTGTTGAACCAGATGCGTATGGACTGCTGTCTTTTTGAGCGCGCCAAGGCCTGTTCCCATTGTTTTTCCTGTATTGGACTGATTAATCAGAAAAAACCGGAGGAATTAAATGCCTTTGAAACAGAAAAGCTTCTGGAATACAAGTTATACCACATGAACTTAAAGGACTTTTCAAAACGGGTAAACGCACATTTTCGAGAAAATAGCCATTCTCATGGCAAAATCTCTTATGAGCTGACCTGTCATACCGGAGATATTTTTCAGGTACAGGGCTATATCCGCCAGCCGAATCAGGAGAAGCCTTCTTCCATCTCCACCCTTGGAAAAGGTATGCGCAGTATTTATCTGCTTTCCCTTCTGGAGGCCTATATGGAAGAAGGCACCCGACTTCCGGCGGTGCTTCTTATGGAAGACCCGGAAAGCTATCTGCACCCCGAACTGCAGAAAATATCCAGTCGGATTCTGTACCGACTGTCCCAGAAATGTCAGGTGATTTTTTCCACCCATTCTCCGAATCTGCTGTTTCAGTTTAACAGTCGGCAGATTCGGCAGATGGTACTGGACAGCCAGGGCTTTCCCTCTGTCCGGGAACACACGGACATTTCTGCCATTTTAGATGATTTGGGATATTCTGCTTCGGATTTGATGAACGTGGATTTTGTCTTTATCGTTGAGGGACGGCAGGACAAAAGCCGCCTTCCCCTTTTACTGGAAAAATATTTTTCGGAAATCCACATGCCGGACAGGGGGCAGTCCCGGGTTTCCATTATTACCACCAACAGCTGTACCAATATCAAAACCTATGCCAATCTGAAATACTTAAATCAGGTGTATTTTAAAGACCAATTTCTTATGATACGGGACGGGGACGGCAAAGACCGGGATATGCTGGTGCGCTCTTTATGTCATTATTACGAAGAACGAAACCGGGAGGATTTGGATAAGCTACCAAGAGTTACACAGAAAAACGTGCTGGTGCTGAAATATTATTCTTTTGAAAACTATTTTCTGAATCCACAGGTTATGACACAATTAGGAATTTTAGATTCTCCGGAACAGTTTTATGAAATTCTGCTGAAAAAGTGGAAAGAATATCTCCACCGTATCCGAAGCGGCAGACAGCTTGTGCAAATACTGGGAAAAGATTTGGAAACCACAGAGGATATCAAGGCACATATGGAGGACATTAAAATTTATCTTCGGGGACATAATCTCTACGATATTTTCTATGGACCCTATAAAAAACAGGAACAGGCACTTTTGCGAAAATATATAGAAATAGCGCCCAGAATCGACTTTGCCGACATTCTGGACGCCATTGAAAAAATCCCCTATTTTGAAAACCGCAAAACCATGCATGCGTAG
- a CDS encoding response regulator transcription factor produces the protein MDTYNILIVDDDREIVKSLGKLLELEGYCVYRAYDGMEALDMLMREKIHLILLDVMMPKLNGLSALMKIREKNNIPIIMLSAKTEESDKVLGLSMGADDYVTKPYNTAELMARVKSQLRRYFSLGAAAKSSEELLVNGGLALNKHTKSLTVDGEEVHLTATEYKILELLMSHPGYVFSAEEIYDRVWQEQAYGVENTVMVHIRRIREKIEITPKNPKYLKVVWGIGYKIEKL, from the coding sequence ATGGATACATACAACATTTTAATTGTGGACGATGACAGGGAGATTGTAAAGTCCCTGGGAAAGCTTTTGGAATTGGAGGGGTACTGCGTTTATCGGGCATATGACGGTATGGAGGCTCTGGATATGCTGATGCGGGAAAAGATTCATCTGATTCTTCTGGACGTGATGATGCCAAAGCTGAACGGGCTTTCAGCTTTGATGAAAATCCGGGAAAAGAACAACATTCCCATTATCATGCTTTCTGCAAAGACAGAGGAGAGCGACAAAGTGCTGGGGCTGTCTATGGGGGCTGACGATTATGTGACAAAGCCCTACAATACGGCAGAACTTATGGCAAGGGTAAAATCGCAGCTTCGGCGGTATTTTTCCCTTGGGGCAGCAGCAAAGTCTTCCGAAGAACTGCTGGTAAACGGAGGACTGGCGCTGAATAAACATACAAAGAGTCTGACTGTGGACGGAGAGGAGGTGCATCTGACAGCCACGGAGTATAAGATTTTAGAACTTTTGATGAGTCACCCGGGGTATGTATTTTCCGCAGAGGAAATCTATGACCGGGTGTGGCAGGAACAGGCCTACGGTGTGGAAAATACCGTTATGGTACATATCCGGCGGATTCGGGAAAAAATTGAGATTACGCCGAAAAATCCAAAATATTTAAAGGTGGTGTGGGGAATTGGGTACAAAATTGAAAAATTATAA